From the Fusobacterium ulcerans ATCC 49185 genome, the window ATACTGGGCAAATCAATGTAGGAACAGATGGAATTGGTATCTATTCTTCTAACAATGGAACAGCTTTGTCAATACAGAATGACAACATGAAAATGATTGGTGCAGGAGGAATAGGAGCATATATTAAAGGGGCAATAACTGGAATAATATCAAATAATATCACTTCAGTTGCTGGAGCATCTAATAATACAGGTGTTGTATTGGAAAATGTTACTGGAGCACCTTTAAATATGGGAACAATTTCTTTAGGAGCAGACAGTATAGGAGTATTGGCTAAAGGAACAAGTGGAACAGTTAATGGAACTATTGGAGTTGGAAATGGAGAAACATCAATAGGACTTGTAGCTGACAATGGCTCAAATATAACAATTGGAACTTCTGCAAATATTTCAGCAGGAGATAAGGGAATAGGAGTATATGTAAATGGAGCTTCTTCTTCTGTTATAATAAATGATATTTCAAAAATCAGTGTAGGAACAGATGGAGTATTTGTATATTCAAATGGAGGAAATCTCACATTCTCTGGAAATCTTGTAGCTGACAATAAAATTGGAATAGTAGCAGAAGGAGGAAGTGTAAATACTCTAGGTTCTTCTATTACAGCAAAAAATGGAGGAATAGGTGCTTATGTAAAAAGTTCAGCTCCATCATTTGGAACTACTGTTATAACTGTACAAGCTGGAACATCAGAGAAACATTCAATAGGAATTTATTATGATGGTGTTACCTCAGTTGGAATTATTCCAACAATAAATCAAACTGGAAATAATACTATTGGATTGATATTAAATAAATCTTCTGGAACATTGGCAGGAACTACTATTGGAACAACAGGAAGCAATCAGGTAGGGGTAATGGTAAAAGGAACTGTTTCCAATAATGTAGGAGTAACTGGAAATATTGATGTATCAGGGGATAAAAATATCGGATTGTATAATGAAGGGGGAACATTAAATATAGGAGGAGCTGTACTAGTTGGAACTTCTTCAACAGGAGAAAAAGCTTCAATAGGAGTATATCTTGATGGAGGAACATATACAGGAACAGGAGCTGTATCAGTAGGAGCCAACAGTATTGGTGTCTATGGAGTGAATGTAGGAAATATTTCACAGACAGGAGCACCTATTTCAGTTGGAGCAGGGGCTGTAGGTATTTATGGAGCAGGAACTGGAACAGAAACTATGACTGTAACAGCACCAAATATTACAGTGGGAACTAATAAAGCTGTAGGTGCTTATGGAAAAGATATAAATATGCTGGTATCAGGAAATATGTTTGTAGGAGCTGGAAAAAGTGTTGGAATAGTAAGCTCTGGAAATGGAGATATTTCATATACTGGAGATATAACAGTAGATAATAAAGGAACATCAGAAGCATCTATTGGAATATATAAATCTCTGGGAACAGGAGTTATAACTACTTCATCTGGAAACTGGAATGTAGGAGATGGAGGTTATGGAATCTATGTTCAGCAGGTAATAAAGGAAGAAGGAAAAGCAGATATCATTACTTCAAATACTGCAACTATAAATAATGATGCAGATATGGTCCTTGGAGAAGCTGCTGTTGGAATTTATGCTTCTGGGAATAATAACATAACAAATAATGGGAATATAACAGTAGGAGTTACAACTGTACCAGGAGGAAACCATGCAAATGTAGCAGAACACAAAAATTCAGTTGGAATCTATCTGGCTTCTGGAAGTAAAGCTGTAAATACAGCAGGAACTATAATAACAGTAAATCATGATCATTCATTAGGAGTATTTGGAACAGGAGCAGAAACTAAATTTACAAATAATGGAATTATGAATATAGATAATGGGGGAATTGGTGTTCTGGTAAGAGCTGGAGCAATAGCAGTAAATAATGGAACTATTAATTTAGGAGGAACATTAGCTAATTGTGGGGCTTCTACTGTAGGTATGGCAGCATACGCTGGAGGAACAATAATCAATAATTCCGTTATAAATGTAATTGAAGGTGTTGGAATGCTTTTAAGTGTAGGTTCTGAACTTGTAAATGATGGGACTATCAATGTAGTTAATGGAACAGGAATAGAAGGTAGTGGAAAAGTAGTAAACAGAGGAAACATATATGTTACTGGAACAGGAAAAGATGAAGATACTTCAGGAACATCTTCTACTGCCAATATAGGAAGTGTTGTTGTAGATTCAAAAGGAAATATAACAATAAATGACAAGTATGTAGCTATTGGAGGAACACTTTCAACTGCAGGTTCTATAATAGTTAATGGAGCATTTGTAGATGTAACAACTGGAACTCCATTATTTAACGCTCATAGTGTAAGTGGGGAAGTAAGACTTCTTTCAAACTTTGCTTCAACTGGAAATGGTAGAACATACTTAATAGAAGATTTTGTTAATACAGCAGCAGGAACTATTACTGGAAATAAACTTACTCCTGTAACTTCTCCACTGTTTATAGCTAAAGTTACTAGTGATGGACATTTAGTTATTGTTAAAAGACCATATGCAGATCTTACTATAGGAAAGCAATTTGATGCCCTTGATAAAGGACTGGATAATATACTTGAAAATAGTAATGGTATGGGCAGAGATGCTGAGATATTGAAAGGATTAAATGAATACTTAGATGGACTTGATACAGGCAGCTTTGAAAAAGAAGCTACGAGAACTCTTGCAGAACTGAGAGGAGATATTTATGCAACTATCCAAGGAAGAATGCAGGATATCAATAGAGCTTTTGATAACTCTTTCTATGAATTAGAGTCATCATATAATTTAACAAAAGACAGCAGTAAATACAGTATTATTTATACTGATGGAAACTATAAAGATTCAACTCTTGGAATAGATGACTATGACTATAAAGTAATGGGTGTACTTTATATGAAAGAAAAAGAAGGAGCTGAATATGGAAGTAAATATGGATATACATTAGGATTTGCAGGGTCTAAATTTAAATTTGATGATGGAGGTTCAAAGGAAGATGTTTATTCATTGAGAGCTGGAGTTCATAACGTCAAAAATCTTAGTGATGAGAACAAAGTTTCATTGCTATCTAGAGTAGAATTAGGGTATAATAGACATAGTGCTAAAAGAAAAATTGAACTTAACAAAACTTATGAGAATAAAGCTGACTACAATACATATTCAGTAAGTATTGACAATAAACTTAGCAAAACTATATATACAGATCTGTCGAGCCAGCTGGATATATATACTGACTTAGAACTTGAATATGGAAAGATAGGAAAATTCAAGGAAAGAGCTGGAAGCAATGGTGGACTGGAAGTTCAAATTAAAGAGAATGATTACTTTAGTGCACAGCTTGGAGCAGGGGTAAAAGCACATCATAAAGTTTATGCTGGATCTGATATTTCAGTAAAAGTGACTGGAGATGTAAAATATGTGTATGAACTTGGAGAGAACTATGATGGAAATAAAGCTAGATTGAAAAATGGTGGAGAAGGATACTATAGTTTGATAACTCCAGAGAAACAAGAAGGAAAAATTATAGGAAAAGTAGGATTGACAATAGAGAAAGCTAACCATATGGGGGTTACTTTTGAAGTAGAAGCAGCAGATGAAGGACACAAAAAAGATTCATCAATCAAATATGGAGTAAGATTTAATTACAAATTCTAAAAATACTGAAGTGAGCAGCTTATGAGAAAAATATAATTTAAATCTTTTCAGCTGTTCACTTATCTAAAAAAATCTGGAGGGGAAATGGTTCATTTAGTTTATTGTGATGATAAAGAAAAAGTGTTAGAGAAAATCAAAGATGGAACAAAAACGATGATAGTTCGTGGTGCAGCTGGAAGAAAAATACCTCACAGCAGGGTTTTTCAAGGGGAAGTACTGTATTTTATGAAAAAAGGAACAGCTAAAATAACTGAAAAAGCAGTAGTAAAAGCTGTTCAAAACTATGTAAAATTATCTGATGATGAAATAATAAAAACACTTGAAGAAAATCAGAAAAAATTAAATATGACAGATAAGCAAAAAGAACGTTGGCATAAAAAATGCCTTTGTCTTATTGAATTTGAAAAAGTAGAAACTATAGAACCTCTTGATTTTGACAGACAGGGGAATATGGATGACTGGCTTATCATTGATAAGATAGAAGATGTCCTTGTGGGAACAAGTATTCCTTACAATTATGAAAAGTCTAAGTTTAAAAATAATTAGACTCTGTGAAATAATTTACATTAAAATAATAATATAAAATAAGGGTGACAGATAAGATAGATTAAATTTCTACTTATAAGTCACCCTTTTATAAAAACTCGATTTTTTAAATTGGTATTATTTAATTAATTTCTGAGCTATATTTTCTAATAACTGATCTATTTTTACTACAATTTCATTATTTTCTAAATTGTATTCTTTAGCTGTATATTTCATTTTTTTAAATCTAACAATTGTATTTCCAGAATTATCTTCCATCACTAATAGTTTCAAAGGTAGCTCTAATGCTATATTCTGATTTGCCTGCATTAATAATGTTCCTACCTTTGGAGAACCAAATACAATAACCGTAGTTTTTCTTAAATCCAGATTTACTTCCTTTGCATTTTGATAATGGTCAAACTCAGCAAAAATAGGAATACCTAAAGTTTTTAATTCTTTTTCAATTACATTTATTGTTTCCTCAAAGTTAAATGAGCTTGTATAATTGGAAAAGGCCTCTTCAGCAACAACTTGATTTTTTTGTTTTAAACTTGAGTTATCTGCAAATAAAAAAGATGAACTGATTAAAAATACAAATAAAATTAATTTCATAAATTCCTCCTAAGATTATTTTTTATATAAATAAAGTATTAAATTTCTGCAGGCAAATGACTTAAAACCAAGATATAACTTTTAAATTTCCTTTGACTTTTTGTCACTTTCTTAACATTTCATATCTATATTCCTATATTATCATCTAAACTTTATTAAGTCAAGTAACTTTATTTTTTAAATTAAGTTAGATAAAAAAATAATAAAACTAGAGTCTGAGATAATGACTATTATAAATTTTATTAGGAGGAGCAGTTTTTAGTTTAAGTTTTTTATTGTTTCAGAAACTATATTTTTTATATTTTCTATAAATTTTTCCATATCGTTATCTAATTTAGTATTAGAAAGCTTTATCCATCCAAGCCTTATTTCATCTTTATATTGAATAATAGGTTTGCTTATTATTTCTGGTCCAGCATATCCTGTTGGAAGAATTCCTGTTCCAATAGAAAATGCTCTTGTATTAGTGAGAATATTTATCATAGTACCTCTATCTTCAACAAATATCTTTTTTTCTATGAGATTAAAATCATAAAGTAAAAATTCTTCAGCAAAATCCATAGATGCTGAAGCTTCTTCTTCAAAAGATGCAAATGGAAAATCATAGAGATCACTTATACTTATTTCATTTCTTTGTGCTAAAGGGTGATTTTTATGAAAGAAGACACAAGGAGTTAATTTCACAATTTCATAAAATTCTATATCTTTAGAAGACAATACTTTCTTTAAAAATTTTTCAGTTAATTCTGAAATAAATATTATTCCAATACTGCTTCTTTTTGAATAAACATCATTTATCACTTTATACATTCCAACTTCTCTTATATGAATTTCAAATTTATCTGTAATTTTTTCTTTAAAAAATTCTATGAAAGCTTTTATAACAAAAGGATATCTTTGAGTAGAAACAGCAGCATACATAGTAGGGTTTGTTTTGTGTTGAGAATACATTTCTAAGATCTTTTTCTTTTGTTCTAAAAGAGGTCTTACATGATTTATAAATTCTTTCCCTTCATCAGTGAGGTCTACTCCCTTTATATTTCTATTAAAAATCGTTATGCCTATCTCCTCTTCTAATTCCTTTAAAAGTTTACTCAAATAAGGTTGAGCAACATATAAATTTTTTGAAGCTTTACTGATTGAGCCACATCTGGAAATTTCTATTATATATTGAATCTGCTGAAATGTCATCTATATCACCTCTTTTATTAAGAATACTTAACATAATTATACTAAAAATCAAAAAAAAGTCTATATTTTAAATTCTTTTATAACTTTATCTGACTAAGAGAGAACATTTAAGGGGGTATAATTATTTGTTATAACTAGAGATATTTTTTAGGTATTTTACAGTTATAAAATCGCTGTGCTATACTTTTGTTATAAAAATATATTAATTGATTTATTTACAAATAAGTAGAACAAATTTAAAACAAAGATTGCGCGATCTGGAGTGGGAATTAATTATGAAATGAGAAGGAGGAAGGTATGGATAATTTGCAATCTAAAAAAAATTATGGGATAAAAGCATTTTTTCCACTGGCAGTTTTTTTAATTATTTATCTTGGTTCAGGAATATTTTTTACTTTAATGGGAATAGAAAAACCATTTAATCAGGTTCCTAGAGAAGCAGCTCTGTTAGGAGGATTAGTAGCTGCTATTATTATGGGAAAAGATAAAGTGGATTTTAAAATTGATATTATATCTAAACATGGGGGAGATTCAGGAGTAATTTTAATGTGTATCATATTTCTTCTAGCAGGAGCCTTTGCAGGTGCAGCAAGAGGAATGGGAGGGGTAGATGCTACTGTTAATCTAGGGCTTTCAATAATACCAAGAAAGTTTATATTTTCTGGAATATTTATCATAGCAGCTCTGATTGCAACAGCTATGGGAACTTCAATGGGAACAATTTCAGCAATAGGACCTATTGCAATAGGGCTTGCTGAGAAGGCAAATATATCACCTTCAATTGCTATAGCAGCAGTTTTAGGGGGAGCAATGTTTGGAGATAATCTTTCAATAATATCAGATACTACAATTGCAGCAACTCGTGGTGCTGGATGTAAAATGAATGAAAAATTTAAAATGAATTTATTGATTGCTCTTCCGGCTGCTATTATCGCAATAATTTTATATAGTTTTGTTGGAGCAGGGGAAGAACTTACAGGAGAATATACTTATAATCTGGTAAGAATAGTTCCTTATATTATAGTTTTAATTACAGCATTGCTGGGAATGAATGTTATAGTTGTTTTACTTCTTGGAACAGGAATGTGTGGAGTAATAGGATTTATAACAGGAAGTCTTACTTTTTCCACATATGCTCAAGCTATAGCTAAAGGAATTAATGGTATGTCAGGACTTATCATAATTGCAATAGTACTTCGTGGACTCACAGGAATAGCTAAAGAATATGGAGGTATTGATTGGCTTGTAAATTCATTGGAGAAGAGAATCCATTCTAGAAGAGGGGCAGAATATGGAATATCTGCATTAGTATCTCTTGTTGACTGTTCAATGGCAAATAATACAGTGGCAATACTTGTAAGTGCACCTTTAGCTAAAACATTTGCTAAAATTTATAATATAGCACCAAAACGTTTAGCAAGCCTTCTTGATATTTTCAGCTGTGCAGTGCAGGGAATAATACCGCATGGTGGACAAATGCTTCTTGCAAGTACAATGACAGGGCTTTCCCCATTTGCAATAGCAGGAGTTTCTTATTATCCATTTTTACTGGCAATAGCAGCAATAATTACCATTCAGTTTGGACTTTTAAGAACAAAAGAGGAAAAAATGGGTGTTGAATTATATCAGGAAGCTGAAACAGAGGGATAAATATAAAATGGAAGTATAAAATAAAAAAGTATAAAATGGGAATTATTTCCACATAAGGAGGAGTAATATGAAAATAGTAAAAGTTGATGTTATGCAGTTAGGAACAGATGTAAGACCAGACTGGCGTCCAATAGTCTGCCGTATTTATACTGATGAGGGAATATATGGAGATGGGGAAGCTGCAATGGCTTATGATGTGGGAGCATTAGGAGCTTTTGGAATGCTCCAGGAATTGGCTAAAATGGTAATAGGAATGGATCCATTGGATAATGAAGTTATATGGGATAAATTGTATCGTTCGACTTTCTGGGGACAAAATGGAGGGCCAGTAACATTTTCAGCAATATCAGCTATAGATATAGCTCTTTGGGATATAAAAGGAAAATATTTTAAAGTTCCAGTATATAAGCTTTTGGGAGGAAAAAAGAGAGATAATTTAAGATGCTATGCCAGTCAGCTCCAATTTGGATGGGGAGAGGTAAGAATACCTGCAAGAACTCCAGAAGATTATGCTAAAAATGCTAAGAAGGCTGTTGAAGAAGGTTATGATGCTGTAAAATTTGACTTTTTCCTATATAATGAAGAAGATGGCTTCTTTAATGATAATGACAGACTTGGACTTTTGAGTAAAAAATATTTAAATATAGTTGAAAAAAGAATAGCAGCTGTAAGAGAAGCAATTGGTCCAGATGTAGATATTATAATGGAAAATCATTCTTATACAGATGCACAGTCAGCATTGCAGTTAGGAAGAATGGCAGAAAAATATGATATATTCTGTTTTGAAGAACCAACTACACCATATCCAAAAATTACTAAATATATGTCAGATAAATTAAATATACCAATTGCAACAGGAGAACGTATCTATTCTAGATGGCAGTATGCTCAATATTTTGAAAATTCTTCTGTACAAATGATACAACCAGATTTTGGAAATTGTGGAGGAATTACTGAAGGTAAAAAAATATGTGATATGGCATATGCATATGATGTAGGAGTACAGGGACATGCGTGTGGAAGTCCATTATCTAATGTTGTAGCTTTGCACTTAGAATGTGTAATACCAAACTTTGTAATCCATGAGCATCATGCAGTAAATCTAACTCCATATAATAAATCTTATTGTATTTATGATTATCAGCCAGTAAATGGAAAGTATAAGGTGCCAGAACTTCCAGGATTGGGAAATGAACTATCTGAAAGTGCTATGAATAATTCTATAAAAGTAACTATAGAATAGAAATTTAGAAATAAAGTCTAAAAAAATTACAATTTATATTAAATGGATGACTAAAAAGTTAGATTAAATTTTTGGTGATTAAACAGTTGAGATTTCAATTGTTGTAATTACTAGAATACAACAGTAGAATTGTTGTAATCTTTCATTTTAAAAGTCATCCATTTTTAGTTTGGATTTTTATCATTTCAGAACCTGTATTTTATATTTGAAAAAATATGGAAACCAGTATATAATTATAGAAATCAAAAAAGAGGTGAGAACATGGAAAAATTAGTAAATAATGGCAGAATATTAGAAGTAAGAACAGGAAGTCACCTCTATGGCTTAGCTACCTCAACTTCAGATAAGGACTATACAGGAATATTTCTTGCTCCATGGGAATATCATATTGGACTTCAAAAGTTAGAGCAGGTAGATTTAGGAGTAGAATCTAAGCTGGAAAATGGAAAAAACAGTTCAGAAGCAGTAGATAGAACTTTTTATGAACTAAAAAGATTTGTTGCATTGGCAGCTGGGAATAATCCCAATATAATAGAACTTCTCTTTGTAGATGAAGATAATATCATATATATAAACGAATATGGAAGAAAATTGCTGGAGAATAGACATCTTTTTCTTTCACAAAAACTGATAGAAAAGTTTTCAGGCTTTGCTAATTCACAAAAGCATAAACTTTATGTAAAAAAAGAAAATCTTGAAAAACTGTACTCAGCCAGAGATTTTATAAAAGAGATGATAGAAAAGTATAAATCAGATAAAATTCTTTTGCCAGAAATGAGCAAAGAGAAAAATTTTTGGAAAAACTTTATTCAAAGAGATGCAAAGGGAGATGTTTACAGGATAGGAGAATATAATATTAATTCTAATCTCAATCTAAAAAATGCCTGTGAACTTATAGAAAGAATAATAAAAGAGAGCAGCAACAGACAAGAGCTTATAAGATTATCAGGATATGATACTAAATATGCTTCACATCTTGTAAGGCTTTTATTAGAAGCAATAGAGATAATAACCACTGGAAATCTGATATATCCTTTAAAGGAAAAAGATTTAATAATGAAGATAAAAAAGGGAGAAATGAAATTTGAGGAAGTAATTGAGCTGGTAGAGGAATTGGAGAAAAAGCTTAAAAGTTTTGAGAGTACTCCTGAATTAATTGTAATACCTGAAAAGGCAGATATAGAAGCTATAGAAAAGTTTGTAATAGAAATATACAAAGACTTTTTGCTCAAAGGAGAATGATAAATGGAAAAACTAAAAAAAATAGAACTTGGGGAGAATGAAAAATATATTCTTGATATCATTCAAAAACATGGAGAAGGTTATG encodes:
- a CDS encoding LysR family transcriptional regulator, yielding MTFQQIQYIIEISRCGSISKASKNLYVAQPYLSKLLKELEEEIGITIFNRNIKGVDLTDEGKEFINHVRPLLEQKKKILEMYSQHKTNPTMYAAVSTQRYPFVIKAFIEFFKEKITDKFEIHIREVGMYKVINDVYSKRSSIGIIFISELTEKFLKKVLSSKDIEFYEIVKLTPCVFFHKNHPLAQRNEISISDLYDFPFASFEEEASASMDFAEEFLLYDFNLIEKKIFVEDRGTMINILTNTRAFSIGTGILPTGYAGPEIISKPIIQYKDEIRLGWIKLSNTKLDNDMEKFIENIKNIVSETIKNLN
- a CDS encoding Na+/H+ antiporter NhaC family protein, giving the protein MDNLQSKKNYGIKAFFPLAVFLIIYLGSGIFFTLMGIEKPFNQVPREAALLGGLVAAIIMGKDKVDFKIDIISKHGGDSGVILMCIIFLLAGAFAGAARGMGGVDATVNLGLSIIPRKFIFSGIFIIAALIATAMGTSMGTISAIGPIAIGLAEKANISPSIAIAAVLGGAMFGDNLSIISDTTIAATRGAGCKMNEKFKMNLLIALPAAIIAIILYSFVGAGEELTGEYTYNLVRIVPYIIVLITALLGMNVIVVLLLGTGMCGVIGFITGSLTFSTYAQAIAKGINGMSGLIIIAIVLRGLTGIAKEYGGIDWLVNSLEKRIHSRRGAEYGISALVSLVDCSMANNTVAILVSAPLAKTFAKIYNIAPKRLASLLDIFSCAVQGIIPHGGQMLLASTMTGLSPFAIAGVSYYPFLLAIAAIITIQFGLLRTKEEKMGVELYQEAETEG
- a CDS encoding DUF302 domain-containing protein → MKLILFVFLISSSFLFADNSSLKQKNQVVAEEAFSNYTSSFNFEETINVIEKELKTLGIPIFAEFDHYQNAKEVNLDLRKTTVIVFGSPKVGTLLMQANQNIALELPLKLLVMEDNSGNTIVRFKKMKYTAKEYNLENNEIVVKIDQLLENIAQKLIK
- a CDS encoding mandelate racemase/muconate lactonizing enzyme family protein codes for the protein MKIVKVDVMQLGTDVRPDWRPIVCRIYTDEGIYGDGEAAMAYDVGALGAFGMLQELAKMVIGMDPLDNEVIWDKLYRSTFWGQNGGPVTFSAISAIDIALWDIKGKYFKVPVYKLLGGKKRDNLRCYASQLQFGWGEVRIPARTPEDYAKNAKKAVEEGYDAVKFDFFLYNEEDGFFNDNDRLGLLSKKYLNIVEKRIAAVREAIGPDVDIIMENHSYTDAQSALQLGRMAEKYDIFCFEEPTTPYPKITKYMSDKLNIPIATGERIYSRWQYAQYFENSSVQMIQPDFGNCGGITEGKKICDMAYAYDVGVQGHACGSPLSNVVALHLECVIPNFVIHEHHAVNLTPYNKSYCIYDYQPVNGKYKVPELPGLGNELSESAMNNSIKVTIE
- a CDS encoding DNA polymerase beta superfamily protein is translated as MEKLVNNGRILEVRTGSHLYGLATSTSDKDYTGIFLAPWEYHIGLQKLEQVDLGVESKLENGKNSSEAVDRTFYELKRFVALAAGNNPNIIELLFVDEDNIIYINEYGRKLLENRHLFLSQKLIEKFSGFANSQKHKLYVKKENLEKLYSARDFIKEMIEKYKSDKILLPEMSKEKNFWKNFIQRDAKGDVYRIGEYNINSNLNLKNACELIERIIKESSNRQELIRLSGYDTKYASHLVRLLLEAIEIITTGNLIYPLKEKDLIMKIKKGEMKFEEVIELVEELEKKLKSFESTPELIVIPEKADIEAIEKFVIEIYKDFLLKGE